Genomic DNA from Triticum dicoccoides isolate Atlit2015 ecotype Zavitan chromosome 4B, WEW_v2.0, whole genome shotgun sequence:
ATGCCAGCCATAGATCTATTCATTTTCAGTCACTTGAACTCTATGGTGTAATGGAGTCTGCACGCTTTGTTTTGTCGCAGTCGATCTTGCTGAAGTCTGCCACCCAAACAACTGCAACGTTGGGCTGCTCGCCAACTCCCCGCTGGGCAGCGGTGTTCTGACCGGAAAGTATCTGGATGATAACTCTGGCAATAGCAAGAGTTTCAGGCTAAATCTCTTCCCTGGATACATGCAGCGTTACAACGCGCCTTTGGCCAaagtatatacacacacacactggAACACTACAACTAAATATAATGACATTAAAAATTATTATGTGCAAATaattcttcttttgcttctgttgTGATGTTTGGATAGGAAGCGACGAAGGAATACCTAGAGGTTGCGAAGAAGCATGGGCTAACTCCGGTCCAGCTTGCCCTCGGCTTCGTGCGCGACCGCCCGTTCACAGCTAGCACCATCATCGGAGCGACCACCATGGATCAGCTGAGGGAGAACATCAACGCGTTCACCAGCGCTCCACGGCCTCTGCCGCCGCAAGTTCTCGATGACATTGAGACTGTTTTCAAGAGATACAGAGACCCAGCAGTCCTCTAGATGTTTTTTCAGCTTTCTCTGAAGCAAATAACAGCAACCCTCAGCGGATGCACAGACCAAGGAAACAGTTTGCTATCATGCAATTTCACATAGCAATTAGCCGTCAGTGTATATCATTGTTCTGGATAGACATTGCGCGTTAAGAGTTAATAAAGTGCGTCGGATGTCCAGATTCACTCCATTGCAGCACTGAATGTACACGAGTTACAACCCACATTATTCAGTATTTGCACACAAAGACCAAATCACATAATCCGACGAGTCCTGTGATCGATTTCTCTAACATCTATACATACACACTTCCATTCAGTTTTACAGTCAAGCATAGTCAGTGCAGGAGACCCGCCTTATCAGTCATCTTGCAGAATTCAGTCATCCATTCGCCTGCCTTTGCGTGTCCTGCTCATCATCGTCACATTCGTCAGAGTAGTTGAAGTCTTGAGCGTTCCATCTTGGGTTTGTCAAGCGCCCTCTGCCATCCCTGCGACCACTCTCTGCCGTTTGCTGGTCAATCAATTCGAGCTGCTTTCTTACCCAAGGTGGGTCATCTGGATGAAGCCATAGCTGCTCACGGGTGTCCTTGTGCTTAAAATCAGGGCAACTGGCGTATGGTTTGTGTTGCCGGTTATCCCACCACTCGTAAGGGCTGGCAAAGAAGACTTGCCACAGATGAAGCCTTTCTCTGTACTTGATTTCTTCAAGTGTTTGAGCTAATTGATACAACAGAAGACAGTAAGAGATTAGATAAGAGACAAAAGGACTACAATGCAGAATAGGAATGAACGAAGTCAACTGAGAAAAACGTACTATCCGCAGATGGTGTTGATGCTGGATCTACCGAGCCTTTATCATTCCTAGGCTTCTTGGGATCATGAACGCAATTCAGTTCCTTGACGTGGATCTGTGGAATAATGGATTTCGAATTAGGAAAGTATAGAAGATACAAAGCATACAAAAGTATTTTCAAGACCAACAATAACACATAGCAACACAGGGAAACAATTGTTAACATATTTGTGGTTATTGAAGTAGAAACAATTTTGCATGCATCATATATGGTCAAAGATAGTGGAAGACTGGAAGTAACTAGGACCACACAAGTATACACAAGAGGAAGGATATGGTAACATAAAATCAGGCCTAGGACAGGACCACTAATGGTAAGAGAACCAAACTGATCTTCTAAATGATTTCATGAAGAAAACTGTATATCTCAGAATGGTACAGCATCATCTGTTCGTAAGAAGTTGCAATCGCTCAACAACTGACTAACCTTATAGCACACATACTTTTCACCAGTTCCACTGACTTTATGATAAGAATTCAGAAAACCAGATACATGTACAAGGTCATTGTACTTCAAATGCTTCAGGCACACATTTGCCAGATCGCCCTTCAGCTGCAGTGTCACTCTGTTCAAATTGTTTACACCGTAAGTATGGGTGATAGAAATTTTATTGAACACAAAATTACAATAATCATGAATTGGAACAATCATATAACATTGCATAGATGTAATTAAGTTTGCAGGCTCTATGAAAGCATGATCTTTATATTAGATTAATGTTGTGCTTGGTGGATATAGCTAGAGTTACATCCCGAGGTGCTTCTATGCTTCACCTCTCAAGAGTTGCACAAATTTTTGACCGTGTGAAGCATGGAAGTCGTCTCAAGCTGCAAAAGATACCGTGCATGCATATGTCTCTCTCTTTTACATACAAACAATGGATATAGCCCACAAAAACCAAATGTTGTCCTTCCAGTTTACATtttggaaatacaactttctacctGCGCTGTTTCTACCACCACAAGCATTGAATTTGCTCCCTGATAGGATGGACCTAAGTTAAGAACATCCTACTAACTTGGGTAGGACAATGTCCAACAGTCTAAACTCTTAGACCTGTGTTTCCTTTTATTTCATATAAGAAGGTTGCTCTGTTGTGCCTACATGGAGCAACATGCCTACCACAATTCGACAATGAAATTTTCTTTCCTTGGTACTCCAGTAGACATTTGTGCTAACCCAGGAATACCACAAGACCACAAAGCTGTATGTTTGTATAGAACAAATAATCCTCAGTTGAAGCaacagatagtaatactactatctacAGAATACAGTTAACCAGGCAAGAACATAGTAATATAAAGCACAATATATAACCCAATCGATCAGAGAGGGTAATGAAGGGAATCTTCTGCACCAGAACAGCGAGCATGAACAAGAGAGAGGTGCGACCTATTTGGGNNNNNNNNNNNNNNNNNNNNNNNNNNNNNNNNNNNNNNNNNNNNNNNNNNNNNNNNNNNNNNNNNNNNNNNNNNNNNNNNNNNNNNNNNNNNNNNNNNNNNNNNNNNNNNNNNNNNNNNNNNNNNNNNNNNNNNNNNNNNNNNNNNNNNNNNNNNNNNNNNNNNNNNNNNNNNNNNNNNNNNNNNNNNNNNNNNNNNNNNNNNNNNNNNNNNNNNNNNNNNNNNNNNNNNNNNNNNNNNNNNNNNNNNNNAGAGGGAAACGTAACTGGAAGTTGGCACAGGTCGACGAGGACGAGGAAGCGGGCGTAACGCAGAGGAAGGTGTAAGCCTTCGGGTCCTCCTCGGAGCTGTTTCGGTGCAGGCGCACCGGCGCGTTGAGGCGGCCGATGAGGCTGCACAAGTTGGAGCTAACAATATCCTTCTTCCGCGCGACAGGGGGAGCCCGCAGCATCGACATGCGGTACGCCATGCTCTCCACCTCCTCCCCACCGCCGATGTCTCTGCCAT
This window encodes:
- the LOC119295120 gene encoding protein OSB1, mitochondrial-like gives rise to the protein MLRSLAAAARSPAAAAWRRLLHHGRDIGGGEEVESMAYRMSMLRAPPVARKKDIVSSNLCSLIGRLNAPVRLHRNSSEEDPKAYTFLCVTPASSSSSTCANFQVTLQLKGDLANVCLKHLKYNDLVHVSGFLNSYHKVSGTGEKYVCYKIHVKELNCVHDPKKPRNDKGSVDPASTPSADTQTLEEIKYRERLHLWQVFFASPYEWWDNRQHKPYASCPDFKHKDTREQLWLHPDDPPWVRKQLELIDQQTAESGRRDGRGRLTNPRWNAQDFNYSDECDDDEQDTQRQANG